The proteins below come from a single Triticum aestivum cultivar Chinese Spring chromosome 5D, IWGSC CS RefSeq v2.1, whole genome shotgun sequence genomic window:
- the LOC123124391 gene encoding uncharacterized protein: MADLDLSTPLLSAMDLAEESNVSSAIDLAEESNVSAAFPLLVLEPPPDSDCPSYKVFSLPDQKLQDVPPLVSSKKVSLPTPQGWVLVLSSSDSSSEDAGTHLLSPKDGSTIELPPLKDDEVPWTCRCVLSNVVAAPGCSVLVFDHASPVMWFCRVGQDLRWSRHGYDIGWLDILGCPRTKRNFFHVAAVNGRFFFRESNDSLGTLDFHTNDASEEPEAWQGAIAVPRVEVPFGFTGVFDKKLPV, from the coding sequence ATGGCTGACTTGGACTTGTCTACGCCCCTGTTGTCAGCGATGGATCTGGCCGAGGAGTCGAACGTGTCGTCAGCGATTGATTTGGCAGAGGAGTCGAACGTGTCCGCGGCTTTCCCGCTGCTGGTGCTTGAGCCGCCACCAGATTCAGATTGTCCGTCGTACAAGGTCTTCAGCTTGCCGGACCAGAAGCTTCAAGATGTCCCTCCGTTGGTGTCGAGCAAGAAGGTATCCTTGCCGACGCCGCAAGGCTGGGTCCTGGTCCTGAGCTCCTCCGATTCCTCGTCAGAAGACGCAGGGACCCATCTCTTGAGCCCTAAGGACGGATCAACAATCGAGCTTCCGCCTCTCAAGGACGACGAGGTCCCGTGGACGTGCAGGTGCGTCTTGTCCAACGTCGTGGCCGCGCCTGGCTGCAGCGTCCTAGTCTTCGACCATGCGAGCCCGGTGATGTGGTTCTGCCGCGTCGGCCAGGATCTCCGGTGGTCGCGCCACGGCTACGACATTGGCTGGTTGGACATCCTGGGCTGTCCCCGCACAAAGAGAAACTTCTTCCACGTTGCCGCCGTCAATGGGAGGTTCTTCTTCCGCGAGTCCAACGACTCTCTCGGCACGCTGGACTTCCACACCAACGACGCCTCGGAGGAGCCGGAGGCGTGGCAGGGCGCCATCGCCGTGCCCCGCGTCGAGGTCCCGTTCGGCTTTACGGGagtgtttgacaaaaaactaccagttTAG